The following proteins come from a genomic window of Bactrocera tryoni isolate S06 chromosome 1, CSIRO_BtryS06_freeze2, whole genome shotgun sequence:
- the LOC120782545 gene encoding mediator of RNA polymerase II transcription subunit 15 has product MSTYRGVNFHDLCRVCTSHTEQRISIFSADGKSKNLCTKIADCLSLMVDEKDHLPKVLCVTCLGQVEEIYKFRNICKNSQNVLSDCLKQATQHSSGKIYIKDGIATNTGKSINVVCNNTSNIRLNGCTPSTLDVNNTPQYTALTPQQNFSNLGSISTNNDVLNSIMQSIGIQQTTVANQADKPLIQEYTITMDSKGALKTEPVPYKSDTTPVANSLQQPAPQQRKNLSMDCDHKAITEFLKMKPNIKVTPLGKNNNKKIGEQQQQQQLQLQSSQIINQQDQHNNTQHIHIQQQQPLSQSTTAAASLQLQQLQQQLQQFQLQQQLQQQLQQITSQLQPQSTITLGPPPTPAVETSPSKSKKPKLNFVLTSPPSQTLTASLPQLSMNAGTQPPQIQLQLQAPQTQSQATAATLLSNLAPFLQQQSAQTLNSSNILQTTTPSTTPTTLVTSPNKCYLPITIKDENSDQQIVAHIDAKNFMLPTTYQLQMKVQPQIATVDGQPIMQLAPTSIPATLQLAASALNSQSFQTITGNMLQTIPTTIQSSPPQQHQQQAQVHQLSLKQPAAHVTSQQIIRPVTQCTNDVATSTNEQIEDFVPNKNDNNKQFAKQMEKVIKQQKYRLSQQAGSGNIEITPTTNFTQEMQQVTKQNQQQQKQQKPNPQQQAQESQKEEQQLQAQKQLQDVVTLLRPQSHNGGTVQRVTNKSTMKTQQQKAALQQPPAHASMQTKIPMLQKNDVTISRISNTAQTQQQQQDQQQALLKLLPATTLDVKSKNANGVGTQIQQQQPQMQFTSKQQDTQSQQNQTSNAPSTQKIVRQTESVSSIQSLSHFHTQQQQSLNTANDAAANTRPPQQQQQFSENSTEKDDTKVKTEGVSAHGVGPNGLECSQCGRVFKKKEHLTQHVKLHAGLRPFKCKEEQCGKAFSRKEHLMRHEISHSGRKLFSCDVCHKPFSRKDNLNKHRRIHTTGTNLYNCEICNKQFAVRAYYEEHKQMHEDATSAGIGNSNQKAEKTTNGPNTINTDVAVPHSQVASRQQQQTQLLQQTQQQQTQLLQQAQQQQTHLLQQSQQNQQQAHLQQHSQQQQQSHLLQHSQQQQQQPELTAIPPSLMSTSQPQTQQIQIVQHQAGNTQFQQQHQPQHIMQLQLPTVVGAQDLAGNTITITQSHDPTLKATIGSHDATVLNLPSSLANLMQLSHAQFVNTATGQIMGHIKIEK; this is encoded by the exons ATGTCAACTTACCGTGGTGTAAATTTTCACGATTTGTGTAGGGTCTGCACGTCCCATACAGAGCAACGTATCAGTATATTTTCAGCTGATGGAAAGAGCAAAAATCTTTGCACTAAAATAGCCGATTGCCTGTCATTGATG gtTGACGAGAAAGATCATCTCCCAAAGGTCTTATGTGTAACATGTTTGGGACAGGtggaagaaatttataaatttcgaaatatttgcaaaaattcacaaaatgtgttgagtgACTGTTTAAAGCAAGCTACGCAACATAGTAGCGGGAAGATCTACATAAAAGATGGTATAGCAACGAATACTGGCAAGAGTATAAATGTTGTGTGCAACAACACATCTAATATTCGGTTGAATGGTTGTACACCATCCACATTAGACGTAAACAACACCCCGCAATATACAGCACTAACACCTCAGCAAAATTTTTCTAACTTGGGCTCAATTTCCACTAACAATGACGTGCTTAACTCGATTATGCAGTCGATCGGCATACAA caaACAACGGTCGCTAATCAAGCAGATAAGCCACTCATACAGGAGTATACCATAACAATGGATAGTAAGGGAGCTTTGAAGACTGAACCTGTACCGTACAAATCCGATACAACTCCTGTGGCAAACAGTTTGCAACAGCCGGCTCCACAGCAAAGAAAGAATCTCTCTATGGATTGTGATCACAA AGCAATAACTGAGTTTCTTAAAATGAAACCAAACATAAAAGTCACTCCcttaggaaaaaataataataaaaaaataggagagcaacaacaacagcaacagttgCAACTCCAATCATCACAAATCATAAACCAACAAGATCAGCACAATAACACCCAGCACATTCATATTCAACAGCAGCAACCCCTATCGCAATCCACAACAGCTGCCGCCAGTTTGCAATTACAACAATTGCAACAGCAATTGCAACAatttcaattacaacaacagttgcagcaacaattacaacaaatcACATCTCAATTACAACCACAGTCTACAATCACTCTTGGTCCTCCACCTACGCCTGCCGTGGAGACAAGCccaagcaaaagcaaaaaacctAAACTAAATTTCGTCTTAACCTCACCTCCTTCACAGACACTTACGGCTTCATTACCACAACTATCAATGAATGCTGGAACACAGCCCCCacaaatacaattacaattgcaaGCACCTCAGACACAATCTCAGGCTACTGCGGCGACACTGCTATCAAACTTGGCACCATTTTTACAACAGCAGTCAGCACAAACGCTCAATTCGTCGAACATACTGCAAACAACAACGCcatcaacaacaccaacaacccTAGTAACATCGCCGAATAAGTGTTATCTTCCTATAACTATCAAGGACGAAAATTCGGATCAACAAATTGTGGCCCATATAGATGCGAAAAACTTTATGCTCCCTACAACATATCAATTACAAATGAAAGTACAGCCACAGATCGCTACCGTGGATGGACAGCCAATCATGCAATTGGCACCGACATCTATACCTGCCACCCTGCAGTTGGCGGCATCAGCTTTAAATAGCCAATCCTTCCAAACGATAACAGGTAATATGCTGCAAACAATTCCAACAACTATACAATCATCACCaccacaacaacaccagcagcagGCACAGGTGCATCAACTTTCACTAAAGCAACCAGCGGCGCATGTAACCTCCCAACAAATAATTCGGCCGGTAACACAATGCACTAACGACGTCGCCACTTCGACAAATGAACAAATAGAAGACTTTGTGCCgaataaaaatgataataataaacaGTTTGCAAAACAGATGGAAAAAGTGATAAAACAACAGAAATACAGACTTTCACAGCAGGCTGGCAGTGGCAATATTgaaataacaccaacaacaaatttcacACAAGAAATGCAACAAGTGacaaaacaaaaccaacagcaacaaaaacaacaaaaaccaaacccgCAGCAGCAAGCACAAGAGTCGCAAAAAGAAGAGCAACAGTTGCAGGCACAGAAGCAACTACAGGATGTGGTAACATTACTAAGACCACAGTCACATAACGGCGGAACGGTGCAGCGCGTaacaaacaaatcaacaatgaagacacaacaacaaaaagcggcGTTGCAACAACCACCAGCGCACGCATCAATGCAAACGAAAATACCCATGTTGCAGAAAAACGATGTGACAATCAGCCGAATAAGCAATACTGCGCAAactcaacagcaacaacaagaccAGCAGCAAGCCTTATTGAAGCTTCTGCCTGCAACCACACTGGATGTAAAATCGAAAAACGCCAACGGCGTTGGGACGcaaatacagcaacaacaacctcAAATGCAATTTACATCAAAACAGCAAGATACTCAATCACAACAAAATCAAACATCAAATGCTCCGTCCACCCAAAAAATAGTGCGACAGACAGAAAGCGTTTCATCAATACAATCTCTGTCACACTTTcacacgcaacaacaacaatcctTGAATACAGCTAACGATGCAGCAGCAAATACAAGACCtccacagcagcagcagcagttttCTGAGAATTCCACCGAAAAAGACGATACGAAAGTGAAAACCGAAGGTGTGTCTGCGCACGGTGTCGGTCCAAACGGTCTGGAGTGTAGCCAATGTGGACGCGTCTTCAAGAAGAAAGAGCATCTAACTCAACACGTTAAGCTGCACGCCGGCTTACGGCCCTTCAAGTGCAAGGAGGAGCAATGCGGAAAGGCGTTTAGTCGTAAGGAGCACCTAATGCGTCATGAAATCTCACATTCAGGTCGAAAACTATTCAGTTGCGACGTGTGCCATAAACCATTCTCACGTAAAGATAACCTCAATAAGCATAGAAG AATTCACACAACTGGCACAAATCTCTATAACTGTGAAATATGCAACAAACAGTTTGCTGTGAGAGCCTATTACGAAGAGCATAAGCAGATGCATGAAGATGCCACATCTGCTGGCATCGGAAATTCAAATCAAAAG GCTGAGAAAACAACAAATGGGCCTAACACCATCAACACAGATGTGGCTGTGCCACATTCACAAGTTGCCAgcagacagcaacaacaaacgcaatTGCTGCAACAAACTCAGCAACAGCAAACGCAACTGTTACAACaggcgcagcaacaacaaacacacttgttacaacaatcacaacaaaatcaacaacaagCGCATTTGCAGCAGCATtctcaacaacaacagcaatcccACCTGTTACAAcactctcaacaacaacaacagcaacctgAGTTGACAGCTATACCACCGTCATTAATGTCAACGAGTCAACCCCAaacacaacaaatacaaatagtTCAGCATCAAGCGGGCAACACACAATTTCAGCAGCAGCACCAACCACAACACATAATGCAATTACAATTGCCGACAGTTGTAGGTGCACAGGATTTGGCAGGCAATACTATTACCATAACACAGTCGCATGATCCAACACTGAAAGCTACAATCGGCAGCCATGATGCGACGGTACTGAATCTGCCTTCGTCACTGGCGAACCTCATGCAACTTAGCCATGCACAGTTTGTAAACACAGCCACTGGTCAAATAATGGGTCatataaaaattgagaaatga
- the LOC120766679 gene encoding protein split ends: protein MENLKISGNLFANIRYFVDGNLDEEVEKLLKNGGAQSKRFLSDVVTHLVCAPNYTEEELAMNLDLYNVIPVTDQWIVHSAKLGRLASTKAFDPSIQRLFKSLKFAVTNLSSEDFKCLYAILTFHGAQVTTAADLSTTHLICGSIGGNNYNRATKGSVNIVSPDWVFDCLKQGKILSCDGYHPRLLKIVDQPKSVPKLTNISTSYNHVSATKPITQMPISVPTASTTTTNTSDCNMVDSVEQTLSTILGFDDDDMGGIVSSIDNTIGGSVDDADAAESIANIKSQLQASLPPLPDIPPTLPSTSTNTGEDLNKPPATQLQENTRCNENNQLPEVLLNTNPVVSQIQTEVQSQPQQHTQLQSQLHPQQQIVFVRPRNIQQQQQQQIILGGTQQPSLQPQQIIVQQKIVPNVVAQQQIQLQQQTKMGPGNVLQQQRNLKSPQHHIQIIQHQQLPQTPRTPQPQPPNHPNLPPQPRTAPSTPTSSGPPPLPDPRTPTATPTAVGVNITQPRTPQTPSGRHTPASRTPCTTPQPPNQSPQHVAIPMSPQSQQPHQQQTVQMSPQMLHQHILHQQNILQQQQQQLQQHIQNGQSLTPQQQALQRQIQHQQQQLIQQQQKFQQQMQQHQQQQQQQQQQQQQMQQSPRLNQNPQSQSPSLQQQQNHVPSSGSMMPPQSPRQSPALQMTPPPHSPQPQQQQQQMRQQMQNRQQRQPQGLGGAMGSPQHQPMMSPQQQQTLQPFQQPQRIQQQQQSPQHISAPQSPQTQQSIPSTQQTKQQMLQQMKPIDPTDPVQVAQVLSRSAPSPNHESLIMRQQHLKQQQALQQQQALQQQHALQQQQQQQQQQQQNMQIQQQQPQSARQSPLQQPQVQQQIVVNPSNQQHQIIAQRHVINTSTVQGQQLIQSHMMNIQQQQQQQQQQQAQHKQQHLINIQQQQQQQQQQLIVQQQQQQQQKSSGMIIGGMSPQPQQLQQAQQQQQQPASMQFSQPQQMTMSGGQVCIIQQTLQPQPQSQPQQQQQQQQPQIVQQQPQIIQQQQVTGISTNYQQQIMSPNIQQSNTQQQPHQQHQVISQQIQIPPQSPQHQQQQQQQQQIGIGGTPTQITVSNKSKIIISQQQFQQLSMQQQQQILQQNQHNQNVVIVNQTNLTAQQQQQQQAQPQIVQQIIQHPMQQSPQQQQQTIQMQQSPQHQQQQLQQIPQSPTQVLKTPQQPPPIYTHRQQSVEGTDGSNSMLQQQQQQLQHTQQSPQMITQTQVILNPQQQRIPLQQQHQPGNMPQQPQQIVINQQVINNPQRLQYIQQQQQQIQLQQRKPQQNTIIVGQQQLQQPHPQQQIIIQQQTVPTQATQQQQHPQQSPQQQMMTIPANSNMQNQIILQPQKPTLQQQHSVEGAPSQQQQQIILQQPPIQQTVVIQQQQLSQQQLMAAGHSPQQQPQAQQQHQQLIIQQSSPQQQQQQPHWSPQQQQQQQQQQQQPNPTGMQQQPTQSQVVVGGTQVIATNSSLGNLQAPQQFIRAVRPGQWQQPGLPPGTTTLQGHPQRQVIQVDDKTHAHLMTLDPVKKMEYIAKLQQQNQKRLMFRQQVPYQARPGAPNVVSTAMGTALQRPAGAPTPGTHIIVQSQMPAGLTQQQQMQWLQQQGARQVVVRAGAAPGLSPISQQQQQQIVAGSPQTPQPSQTANVPQFNPTDANQQMLLQRQLRVQQVQLQQQQLTPQKQPQQQQPGIQVVTGGQPTMGNEQQPTTPSTPTTPGGNIMNTLASRPVVMGSAETQQQIGGTPQQQQQQVLQQTQQQQMNMKTKTALANMLNSRLSNNNGGAIQMQQQQTMIVSASGAPVTDQPLQQHPQQIIQHQVVVAGNASQTGVMLQQQQQPQQSPQQQIGPGGVVLEQQDTAAGRLRLMTQQHNAALQQPGIPPGTQLLQSVVGNAQPRTPQELMMLQQQQLQLRRSGAVLQTQLSSGGHVVTPGAGQQQIVVAGSQQHSQHLGIAGGVQQQIAVAQIPQTQQTPQGVMTPAGFIQGRPNMPPPARPQFYGHNPNLKLPPDLFLVGCTFYIVEYDETDADELPIWMETIRQFGGDIERVYCQRVTHVLCRTQRHGVVMQALRDSKRCITAYWLSDICFKKQLLPPWQALHLPFPSQFGYQKPLERHIISTYGFEGEESFRIKQMVEECGAIYTSYLSKHNTVLICKKPEGDKYIAAKEWNIPIVNAIWLADICIGNLSGMSQYENQKYQQYSLVAPFRIDYPLVPQLMSAWKAPINLTQEAHERVKRSLAEPFSEQKAKRQKISPYQEEIPENIICIEYPQNDKPPKVIFSQVADPESLKKAVLSLGGIVVENPEEATFLVMTRESRTCKLIQAVCHVNYVLKSTWLVDSAKAGRFLSPEPYKIQYIPVDENLKFHLDTVLHSSVRNTLFAGKHFFVTPDVFPSRTEIVRMIEASGGKVEAKRRTSQAIADTHTQSPESYIIVTCPNDMHLCVDLTRQGIPKCPIVSTEFVMSSILKQKLEIEPNLINYLYNNNYASAKSK from the exons atggaaaatttgaaaataagtgGAAATTTATTTGCGAATATACGATATTTCGTTGATGGGAATTTAGATGAAGAG GTTGAAAAACTGCTTAAAAATGGTGGAGCACAATCGAAACGTTTTTTATCAGATGTGGTTACACATCTGGTGTGTGCACCAAACTACACTGAAGAAGAATTAGCAATGAACTTGGATCTCTATAACGTTATACCAGTTACCGATCAATGGATAGTACACAGTGCCAAGTTGGGACGTTTAGCGTCAACGAAAGCATTTGATCCAAGCATACAACGGCTTTTCAAATCACTTAAATTCGCAGTAACAAATTTGTCAAGTGAAGACTTTAAATGTTTGTACGCTATTCTTACATTTCATGGCGCTCAAGTCACTACCGCAGCCGACTTGAGTACTACACACTTAATATGCGGTAGTATAGGAGGGAATAATTATAATCGTGCAACAAAGGGATCTGTAAATATTGTTAGCCCTGACTGGGTATTTGATTGCTTAAAACAGGGTAAAATTTTGAGTTGTGATGGTTACCACCCTCGATTGCTCAAGATTGTAGACCAGCCTAAAAGTGTACCTAAATTGACAAACATCTCCACATCATACAATCACGTTTCTGCAACAAAACCAATAACACAAATGCCAATCTCCGTTCCTACTGCGTCAACTACAACTACGAACACATCTGATTGCAATATGGTTGACTCGGTTGAGCAAACATTATCGACAATATTAGGTTTTGATGATGATGATATGGGTGGTATTGTAAGTAGTATTGATAATACAATTGGTGGAAGTGTAGATGATGCCGATGCGGCGGAAAGCATTGCTAATATTAAATCGCAGTTGCAAGCTTCTTTACCGCCATTACCAGACATTCCACCTACCCTTCCTTCAACAAGTACAAATACAGGAGAAGATTTAAATAAGCCCCCAGCAACCCAATTGCAAGAAAACACGAGATGTAATGAGAACAATCAACTGCCTgaagttttattaaatactaaTCCTGTTGTTTCCCAAATACAAACGGAAGTGCAATCACAACCTCAACAACATACTCAATTACAAAGTCAATTACATCCTCAACAACAAATTGTGTTTGTACGCCCTCGTAATattcaacaacagcaacaacaacaaataattttaggTGGTACACAACAACCATCTTTACAACCTCAACAAATAATTgttcaacaaaaaatagtaCCAAATGTTGTGGCCCAGCAGCAAATTCAACTGCAACAGCAAACTAAAATGGGACCAGGAAATGTTTTGCAACAACAGAGAAATCTCAAGAGTCCACAACATCACATTCAAATAATACAACATCAACAACTACCACAAACACCACGAACTCCCCAACCACAACCACCAAATCATCCTAATCTTCCTCCTCAACCCCGTACCGCTCCATCTACACCCACTTCAAGTGGACCACCACCGCTGCCCGACCCACGCACCCCGACTGCAACACCAACAGCTGTTGGTGTTAACATAACACAACCGCGGACGCCGCAAACTCCAAGTGGTAGACATACTCCGGCATCTAGAACGCCTTGCACCACACCTCAGCCACCCAATCAATCTCCCCAGCATGTCGCCATACCGATGTCCCCACAATCACAGCAACCTCATCAACAACAAACAGTGCAAATGTCGCCGCAAATGTTACACCAACATATATTACACCAGCAAAATATTcttcagcaacaacagcagcaacttcAGCAACATATACAAAATGGGCAGAGTTTGACACCACAGCAACAGGCTTTACAACGCCAAATacaacatcagcaacaacaattaatacaacaacaacagaaatttcaacaacaaatgcagcaacatcaacagcagcaacaacaacaacagcagcaacagcaacaaatgcaACAGTCTCCCCGATTAAATCAAAATCCACAATCACAATCGCCTtcattgcaacaacagcaaaatcacGTCCCTAGTAGTGGTAGCATGATGCCTCCACAATCGCCTCGGCAGTCACCCGCTCTTCAAATGACGCCACCGCCTCACTCACCCCAaccacagcaacagcaacaacaaatgcgtcAGCAAATGCAAAATCGACAGCAGCGTCAGCCGCAAGGTTTAGGTGGTGCTATGGGTTCACCACAGCATCAGCCAATGATGtcaccgcaacaacaacaaacgttgCAACCATTTCAACAACCTCAGCggattcaacaacaacaacagagtcCACAACATATTTCTGCTCCGCAGTCACCACAAACACAGCAATCCATACCAAGCACGCAACAAACAAAGCAACAGATGTTACAACAAATGAAGCCCATAGATCCAACTGATCCCGTTCAGGTTGCACAAGTGCTCAGTCGGTCAGCTCCAAGTCCAAATCACGAATCATTAATAATGCGGCAACAGCATTTGAAGCAACAGCAAGcactacagcaacaacaggcATTACAGCAGCAACAtgcgttacaacaacaacaacaacagcagcaacaacaacaacaaaacatgcaaattcaacaacaacaaccccaATCAGCTAGGCAATCGCCTTTGCAACAACCTCAGGTACAGCAACAAATTGTGGTTAATCCCAGCAATCAGCAACACCAAATAATTGCTCAGCGACATGTTATCAACACATCCACTGTGCAGGGTCAGCAGCTAATACAAAGTCACATGATGaatatacaacaacagcagcagcaacaacaacagcaacaagcacaACACAAACAGCAACACTTGATAAAtatacagcagcaacaacaacaacaacaacaacagttaattgttcagcagcaacagcaacaacaacagaagtCATCTGGCATGATAATCGGAGGAATGTCACCTCAGCCGCAGCAATTGCAGCAGgctcaacagcaacaacagcaaccggCATCAATGCAATTTAGTCAACCGCAACAAATGACCATGTCAGGGGGTCAAGTATGCATCATACAACAAACGCTGCAGCCACAACCACAGTCgcagccgcaacaacaacaacaacaacagcaaccgcaAATTGTTCAACAACAACCGCAAATTATTCAACAGCAGCAGGTGACTGGTATTTCAACGAATTATCAGCAGCAAATTATGAGTCCTAACATACAGCAATctaacacacaacaacaaccacatcaACAGCATCAGGTAATAAGCCAACAAATTCAAATTCCACCACAATCCCCGcagcatcagcagcagcagcaacaacaacaacaaattggtATTGGCGGTACCCCTACGCAAATAACGGTTTCAAACAAGTCGAAGATTATTATTAGTCAACAGCAGTTTCAACAGCTcagtatgcaacaacaacaacagatatTGCAACAAAACCAACATAATCAGAACGTCGTTATAGTTAATCAGACAAATTTAACagctcagcaacaacaacaacaacaagcacaaccCCAAATTGTGCAACAAATAATACAGCATCCTATGCAGCAAtcgccacaacaacagcaacaaacaattCAAATGCAGCAATCCCCTcagcatcagcagcagcaattGCAGCAAATTCCCCAAAGTCCCACGCAAGTTCTTAAGACTCCGCAACAACCTCCTCCAATCTATACGCATCGTCAACAATCCGTAGAAGGGACAGACGGGTCTAATAgtatgctgcaacaacaacaacagcaactccaACATACACAACAATCGCCGCAAATGATAACACAAACGCAAGTCATACTTAATCCACAACAGCAGCGAATTCcactacaacagcaacatcaaccGGGCAACATGCCTCAACAACCCCAACAAATTGTAATTAATCAGCAAGTTATCAATAATCCTCAACGTTTACAGTacatacaacagcaacaacagcaaatacaattacaacaacGTAAACCACAGCAAAATACAATAATAGTCggccaacaacaattgcaacaaccaCATCCTCAACAACAGATTATAATACAGCAGCAAACTGTGCCAACTCAAgctacgcaacaacaacaacatccgCAACAGTCTCCACAACAGCAAATGATGACAATACCTGCTAACAGTAATATGCAGAACCAAATAATATTGCAACCACAAAAGCCAACATTACAGCAACAGCATTCAGTGGAAGGAGCGCCGtcccaacagcaacaacaaattatacTACAACAGCCACCAATACAACAGACAGTGGTTATTCAGCAACAACAGTTATCTCAACAACAATTAATGGCAGCTGGTCATTCGCcccaacaacaaccacaagcCCAACAGCAACATCAGCAATTAATTATCCAACAAAGTtcaccacaacaacagcaacagcaaccacATTGGTcgccacagcagcagcagcagcaacaacaacaacaacaacaaccgaatCCCACTGGAATGCAACAACAGCCAACCCAATCTCAAGTAGTGGTCGGTGGTACACAGGTGATTGCGACGAACTCTTCATTGGGAAACTTACAAGCACCTCAACAATTCATACGTGCTGTACGTCCGGGACAATGGCAACAGCCGGGCCTACCACCTGGTACTACTACATTGCAGGGACACCCCCAACGGCAAGTGATACAAGTTGATGACAAGACTCATGCACATCTTATGACCCTAGATCCAGTGAAAAAGATGGAATATATCGCCAAGTTGCAACAGCAAAATCAAAAGCGCCTGATGTTTCGTCAGCAAGTGCCATATCAAGCGCGTCCAGGTGCACCAAATGTTGTATCCACTGCAATGGGTACCGCGTTGCAACGACCCGCAGGCGCACCCACACCGGGTACTCACATCATTGTGCAGAGTCAAATGCCCGCAGGTCTcacgcagcaacaacaaatgcaatggTTGCAACAGCAAGGTGCGCGACAAGTTGTTGTACGCGCCGGTGCAGCCCCCGGATTAAGTCCGatttcgcaacaacaacaacaacaaattgttgcTGGTAGTCCCCAAACACCACAGCCGAGTCAAACAGCAAATGTCCCTCAGTTCAATCCCACCGACGCCAATCAGCAAATGCTACTACAGCGTCAACTACGAGTGCAGCAAgtacaattgcaacaacaacaattgacaCCACAaaagcaaccacaacaacagcagcccGGGATCCAAGTGGTGACCGGCGGTCAGCCCACAATGGGCAACGAACAACAGCCGACTACACCTAGTACACCAACAACTCCTGGCGGAAACATAATGAATACACTTGCATCGAGGCCGGTGGTTATGGGCTCGGCCGAAACGCAACAGCAAATAGGTGGAActccacaacaacagcagcaacaggtTTTGCAACAGACTCAACAACAGCAAAtgaatatgaaaacaaaaactgcaTTAGCGAACATGCTAAATAGTCGTTTGAGCAACAACAACGGTGGCGCTATTcaaatgcaacagcaacaaacaatgATCGTATCAGCGAGTGGTGCTCCCGTTACAGATCAACCGTTACAGCAACATCCGCAACAAATAATACAACATCAAGTGGTAGTCGCTGGCAACGCGTCGCAAACCGGTGTCATgctacaacagcagcagcaaccgcAGCAatcaccacaacaacaaattggACCGGGGGGCGTTGTGCTGGAACAGCAGGACACTGCTGCGGGGCGATTGCGACTGATGACGCAGCAACATAATGCAGCTTTGCAACAGCCCGGCATACCACCAGGTACGCAACTGTTGCAGAGCGTGGTGGGTAACGCTCAACCGCGCACTCCCCAAGAGTTAATGATGcttcagcaacaacaattgcaattgcGGCGTTCGGGTGCAGTTTTGCAGACTCAACTGTCGTCGGGTGGACATGTTGTGACTCCGGGTGCCGGTCAACAACAAATTGTTGTAGCGGGCTCTCAGCAACATTCACAGCACTTGGGTATTGCGGGCGGGGTGCAGCAGCAAATTGCAGTGGCTCAAATTCCTCAAACCCAGCAAACGCCACAAGGCGTGATGACACCAGCTGGTTTTATACAGGGCCGCCCCAATATGCCGCCGCCAGCTCGTCCGCAATTTTACGGACATAATCCCAATCTAAAGTTGCCGCCTGACCTCTTTCTCGTCGGCTGTACCTTTTATATAGTGGAATATGACGAGACTGACGCCGATGAACTACCCATATGGATGGAGACTATACGGCAGTTTGGCGGCGATATTGAACGCGTCTATTGCCAGCGCGTCACACATGTGCTCTGTCGCACGCAACGTCATGGCGTAGTTATGCAGGCTTTACGAGATTCCAAACGCTGTATAACCGCTTACTGGTTAAGTGATATCTGTTTCAAGAAACAGTTGCTGCCGCCATGGCAGGCACTACATCTACCTTTCCCCAGCCAATTCGGTTATCAAAAGCCGCTGGAAAGGCATATTATTTCGACATACGGTTTCGAAGGTGAGGAGAGTTTCCGCATTAAACAAATGGTAGAAGAGTGTGGTGCCATATACACATCATATTTGTCGAAACACAACACAGTGTTGATTTGTAAGAAGCCCGAAGGCGACAAATACATCGCTGCTAAAGAATGGAATATACCGATTGTAAATGCCATTTGGTTGGCAGATATTTGCATTGGAAATCTGAGTGGAATGTCGCAGTATGAAAATCAAAAGTATCAGCAATATTCGCTGGTGGCGCCCTTCAGAATCGACTATCCGCTAGTGCCGCAATTGATGT CTGCTTGGAAGGCACCTATAAATCTAACACAGGAAGCACACGAACGTGTCAAACGTTCTTTGGCCGAACCATTTTCCGAGCAAAAGGCAAAGCGTCAAAAAATCTCGCCATATCAGGAAGAAATACCCGAAAACATAATTTGTATCGAATACCCACAGAATGACAAACCACCGAAGGTGATATTTTCGCAGGTTGCCGACCCAGAATCGCTGAAAAAAGCTGTGCT tTCACTTGGTGGTATTGTTGTGGAAAATCCAGAGGAAGCCACCTTCTTGGTTATGACACGCGAAAGTCGCACTTGTAAACTAATTCAAGCCGTTTGTCATGTGAATTATGTTCTGAAATCAACTTGGTTGGTGGACAGTGCCAAAGCGGGTCGCTTCCTATCGCCAGAACCGTATAAGATACAATACATACCTGTCGATGAGAATCTAAAATTCCATCTAGATACCGTGCTGCATTCAAGCGTACGAAATACGCTCTTCGCTGGCAAACATTTCTTTGTAACACCCGACGTATTCCCGTCGCGCACTGAAATCGTCCGCATGATTGAGGCATCCGGTGGCAAAGTTGAGGCAAAACGACGCACATCACAAGCAATCGCTGATACACATACTCAATCGCCAGAGTCATATATAATCGTAACGTGTCCCAATGATATGCATTTATGTGTAGACTTGACGCGCCAGGGCATTCCAAAGTGTCCGATTGTTTCGACAGAGTTTGTGATGAGTTCGATACTAAAGCAAAAATTGGAGATCGAACCAAATCTAATCAACTACTTGTATAATAATAACTATGCTAGCGCTAAGTCGAAATAG